In bacterium, the DNA window ACACTACCTCGCGGCTCTCGATCGCGAACTCGACACCGATCCGACCGACACCGATTCGCCGTTCTGACGAGAAACCAGCACTCGCGCGCGACCACGGCTAGATGATCAGATTTCTACGGTTTCTCGTGATCGCCAACATGAGTGAGATGGTGGGCGTTCCCGAGGCGGATCGCGACATGCTGCGGAGCTGGGCTGATCAGGTGCTGCACCGGGAGGAAGGCGTGATGGGCTTGCCAGAGGCCTCTGCACGGGCGGCGGGCAAGCTCTACGCCTACTACGTCGATCTGGTGAAAGAGCGCAAACAGAAGCCAGGCGAAGATCTCGTCTCTGCGCTGCTGGCTGCCGAGCTCGAAGGGGAACGGCTCGCTGATACCGATGTGATCGGCTTTCTATTCTTGATGATCGTGGCTGGCAACGAAACCACGACGAAGCTTCTGGCCAACGCGCTCTACTGGGCGGATCGCAACCCGGACGAGCGTGAGAAAGCGCGAACGGATGAGGCCGCCATCCCACGTTGGGTCGAGGAAACGCTTCGCTACGACAATTCAACCCAGCTCCTGGCCCGCACCATCACCCGGGATCACGAGGTCGGGGGCCAGCTTCTGCGCGAAGGCGAGAAGGCGCTGCTCCTGGTGGGTTCCGCCAATCGGGACGAAGAGGCCTGGGAGCGGGCGGACGCCTACGACATCGACCGGGATACCAGTGCCAGTCTGTCTTTTGGCCGCGGTACCCATTTCTGTCTTGGTGCATCGTTGGCCCGACTCGAGGCGCGGGTTTCTCTCGAGGAGCTTTTGCGGCGCGTCGACGATATCCACGTACGCCACGAAGGCCTCGTGCGTGTTCACTCCACGAATGTGCGAGGCTTCGCGGCGCTCCCCATGGAGTTCGCCACCGGCGGTGGACGGGCTTCAGCGCAGAGATAAGAGGAAACCCCATGCTGGATCCTTCGCAATAGCGGGCCGGAAGTCTGCCTCTTCTCCTCGGACTACCCTCATGTCGAAGGCGGTCGGCACCCGCTGAAACGTTTCGACGCGGCCCTCGACGGCCTGGACGAGCAGACGAAGCATCGCTTCTACCTGGACAACTTCGTCGATCTGATGGGCTCCGCCCTGGCGTAGAACTCGATTTCCAAGCCGGGATGGCCGGTGGGTGCTGGCCTCGCCCATGGGGAAAGGCGCCCAGAGGGCGCGATCGAGGCCTTTCAATGGCCAGGGGTGAGCTTCCGGCTCCGGTCGTTATCATCCGGCCGCCCGGATCTTGGACCCGATCGGAGACCGACCATGCGCGTTCGAACCATTGGCCTGCCCATCCTCTTCATTGCCATCTTCAGCCTGGGCTGCGACGGGCCCGGATTCGGCTGGCCCGGTACCGACGACATCGATGCCGATGTCGTCCGTATCCAGGAACTGGCAGCGGGGCGCGTCGCGGCCGGCGAGGCACCTCCTAAGGGTCCGGCCGAGCTGGCCGCTGCAGCCGCGCCAGCCACTCCGCCCCCGGCCGCAGCGGATCCGGAGCCCGAACCGGAGCCCGAGCCGCTCGTTCCGGATGCCGGCCGCGGTGCCGAGATCTACGCCCTCAACTGCTCCAGCTGCCATGGCTCCGCGGGTCTGGGTGACGGGCCGGCTGGCGCTGCCCTGCAGCCTCCCCCGACCAATCACGCCGACGGTGGCTACATGAACACGCTCCACAACGACCACCTCTACAAGGCCGTGTACGAGGGTGGGGTGGCCGTGGGCAAGAGCGCAACCATGGCACCCTGGGGCGCAGTCCTTGGCGAGGCCAAAGTCTGGGACCTCGTTGCCTTCATGCGGACCATCGCAGAGCCCGCCTACGAGGGCAGCGTTCCCTGATTCGCTGCCGTCTCAGCCTTCCGGTGAAGTGATCCTCTTCAGGAAGGCCGTGCCCCCGAGCTTGCGTGCGGCGCTCTCGATGTGCCGAGCGCGTTCGCGGACATAGGCGGAGGGCGCCCCCGCCGAGAGCTTCTTGGGGCTCGGCAGCACTGCCGCGAGCAACGCCGCCTGGTGAGGTTTCAAGCGCGCCGCCGAAGTTCCGAAGTGGCGGTTCGCGGCCGCTTCCACACCGAATACGCCCGGTCCGAACTCGACCACGTTCAGGTAGACCTCGAGAATGCGCTGCTTCGGCCAGGTCCATTCCAGGAGGACGGTGAGCGAGGCTTCGAGCGCCTTTCGTAGCCAGCTTCGCTCCGGCCAGAGGTAGAGATTCTTTGCCAGCTGCTGGCTCAAGGTACTGGCGCCACGCAACCGCCCCGACTCATCCTGGATGGCGTCGCCGATGGCCTGCCAATCGAAACCGCCGTGGGTCGGGAATCGTTGGTCCTCGGCCGCCAGGACGGCGAGTGCCACATGGGGCGAGATCTGCTCCCACGGCACCCAGCGCTGCACGACCCGCCCACCCGGGGCGTCGGCTCGTGCTTGCAGCATGTAGGCCGTGGTCGGCGGCGGGATCCAGCGCCAGGGAAGGATGAGCAGGCAGAGAAGCACGACGGCGACGGCCACCGACCGCCACACGAGCGCGAACACGAGCCGCCTCCAACGGTTCGGGCGCGCCCTTCGCCTTCCTCTCTTCCTGGTCTTCCGGGCCACGCTGTCGGTTTTAGCATGGGCCCGCGGCAGGATTCAGTCTTGCCGGGGCCCGGTCTTCCGGCGGGCGCGCTCAGCTAGACAGCTCAATGCCACCGCCATCACCAACGCAGTCGAGGGTTCTGGGATCAGGGCGAATCCAAAATCCCAATCCGAGTTTCCGTATGCGCCGGTCGTGATGTCTGCGAGGAGTGTGTACGTACCTGCTGAAAGCGTCCCACTCTCGTGGAAGCTC includes these proteins:
- the mtgA gene encoding monofunctional biosynthetic peptidoglycan transglycosylase, whose product is MARKTRKRGRRRARPNRWRRLVFALVWRSVAVAVVLLCLLILPWRWIPPPTTAYMLQARADAPGGRVVQRWVPWEQISPHVALAVLAAEDQRFPTHGGFDWQAIGDAIQDESGRLRGASTLSQQLAKNLYLWPERSWLRKALEASLTVLLEWTWPKQRILEVYLNVVEFGPGVFGVEAAANRHFGTSAARLKPHQAALLAAVLPSPKKLSAGAPSAYVRERARHIESAARKLGGTAFLKRITSPEG
- a CDS encoding cytochrome P450, whose product is MIRFLRFLVIANMSEMVGVPEADRDMLRSWADQVLHREEGVMGLPEASARAAGKLYAYYVDLVKERKQKPGEDLVSALLAAELEGERLADTDVIGFLFLMIVAGNETTTKLLANALYWADRNPDEREKARTDEAAIPRWVEETLRYDNSTQLLARTITRDHEVGGQLLREGEKALLLVGSANRDEEAWERADAYDIDRDTSASLSFGRGTHFCLGASLARLEARVSLEELLRRVDDIHVRHEGLVRVHSTNVRGFAALPMEFATGGGRASAQR
- a CDS encoding cytochrome c translates to MRVRTIGLPILFIAIFSLGCDGPGFGWPGTDDIDADVVRIQELAAGRVAAGEAPPKGPAELAAAAAPATPPPAAADPEPEPEPEPLVPDAGRGAEIYALNCSSCHGSAGLGDGPAGAALQPPPTNHADGGYMNTLHNDHLYKAVYEGGVAVGKSATMAPWGAVLGEAKVWDLVAFMRTIAEPAYEGSVP